One genomic segment of Paenibacillus xylanexedens includes these proteins:
- a CDS encoding tyrosine recombinase translates to MKQTIHAYALYLEDDKGMSSSTLESYLRDVDKFIEFADKEYGIREADQVRRTHVVLFAGQLKQAGRANATIARSIVSLRSYFHFLMRRGDIIQDPTFDVEAPKADKTPPQVLSIQEIEQLLTAPDTRSPQGVRDRAMLELLYATGIRVSELIALDIRDVQPGMRFIRCGGAGKERILPIGAPAAHWASVYVEEFRNKLLKTDSDEQALFVNVSGRRLTRQGFWKLLKKAAVDAGISEEITPHTLRHSFAAHLIANGADTRAVQDMLGHVEQPGQQYGNHGRKTMKEIYETHHPRAR, encoded by the coding sequence ATGAAACAGACGATACACGCCTACGCCTTATACTTGGAAGATGATAAAGGGATGTCGAGCAGCACGCTTGAATCGTATCTCCGAGACGTGGACAAGTTCATTGAATTTGCAGATAAGGAATATGGCATACGCGAAGCCGACCAGGTCAGACGTACACATGTCGTCCTGTTTGCAGGTCAGCTCAAACAGGCAGGACGTGCCAATGCAACCATTGCCCGCAGCATCGTATCTCTGCGCTCCTACTTTCATTTTTTGATGCGACGGGGTGATATTATACAGGACCCTACGTTTGATGTGGAAGCTCCCAAGGCGGACAAGACGCCACCACAGGTGTTAAGTATCCAAGAGATCGAACAACTGCTGACAGCGCCTGATACTCGTTCACCGCAGGGTGTGAGAGATCGAGCGATGCTTGAACTGTTATATGCTACAGGCATTAGGGTCTCGGAACTGATTGCCCTTGACATTCGGGATGTACAGCCAGGGATGCGCTTTATACGATGTGGTGGGGCGGGCAAGGAACGCATTCTTCCCATTGGTGCACCAGCTGCACATTGGGCAAGTGTATATGTGGAGGAATTCCGCAACAAGTTGCTCAAAACCGATTCGGACGAGCAGGCACTATTCGTGAATGTATCTGGCAGACGTTTAACCCGGCAGGGCTTCTGGAAGCTGCTCAAAAAAGCGGCGGTGGACGCAGGAATCTCGGAAGAAATTACGCCGCATACGCTGCGTCACTCCTTTGCAGCACACCTGATTGCCAATGGGGCGGATACACGTGCGGTTCAAGACATGTTGGGTCATGTGGAGCAGCCTGGACAACAATATGGCAATCATGGTCGCAAAACCATGAAAGAAATCTATGAAACCCATCATCCGAGGGCAAGATAG
- a CDS encoding DUF4227 family protein yields the protein MIISVRRGLRFIRFIIFFAALVYLFYHVLDLFNGWISPVDQYQMPTGNAIKVFQETDWPGNGEGRPTMAERLRLFYWYGE from the coding sequence ATGATTATATCAGTGCGGAGAGGGCTCCGTTTTATTCGATTTATTATATTTTTTGCTGCATTAGTTTATCTGTTCTATCATGTTCTGGATCTGTTTAATGGCTGGATCTCACCTGTGGATCAGTATCAGATGCCGACTGGCAATGCAATCAAAGTATTTCAGGAAACGGATTGGCCGGGTAATGGAGAAGGACGTCCTACGATGGCAGAGCGTCTCCGTTTGTTCTATTGGTACGGGGAGTAG
- a CDS encoding Fur family transcriptional regulator, translating into MEARIDKIKQQLQSQGYKLTPQREATLRVLLENEEDHLSAEDVFMLVKEKAPEIGLATVYRTLELLSELHVVEKINFGDGVARYDLRGDTSKHHHHHLICVQCGSMDEIREDWLGPLEERLEREFNFSVVDHRLDFHGICYRCKAKNEQKPKDEE; encoded by the coding sequence ATGGAAGCACGGATTGATAAAATTAAGCAGCAACTACAGTCCCAAGGATATAAATTAACGCCCCAGCGGGAAGCCACCTTAAGAGTACTTCTTGAGAATGAAGAAGATCATCTGAGCGCAGAAGATGTATTCATGCTCGTTAAAGAAAAGGCTCCCGAAATCGGTCTGGCAACCGTGTACCGTACCCTCGAACTGCTGAGTGAGCTGCATGTTGTAGAGAAAATCAACTTCGGCGACGGTGTAGCGCGTTATGATCTGCGCGGAGATACATCCAAGCATCACCATCATCACTTAATCTGTGTTCAATGCGGAAGTATGGATGAAATACGTGAAGACTGGCTTGGACCGCTTGAAGAGCGTTTGGAGCGGGAATTCAACTTTTCGGTAGTAGATCACCGACTGGACTTTCATGGAATTTGTTATCGTTGCAAAGCTAAAAATGAACAGAAACCCAAAGATGAAGAATAA
- the spoIIM gene encoding stage II sporulation protein M encodes MRSSYFTFKGQTSLYVFVAVLFLVGVIFGALMVNALSLEQRQDLEGYLGNFFMTVQHSAKVTETGAYWDIAMLHLKWVGLIFILGLSVVGLPGILVLDFLKGVLIGFTVGYLVGQYSWKGLLFALVSVAPHNLFVIPILLICSVAAMTFSLYIIRNRVLMQRTPGRQRPFASYIVLTLVMAALLLGVASFETWVTPAMMRWVTPMLLPA; translated from the coding sequence ATGCGCTCTTCCTACTTTACATTTAAAGGTCAGACTTCGTTATACGTATTCGTAGCCGTCTTGTTTCTGGTCGGCGTCATTTTTGGCGCGCTCATGGTCAACGCATTGTCTCTTGAGCAACGTCAGGATCTGGAGGGTTATCTCGGTAATTTCTTCATGACCGTGCAGCACAGTGCAAAAGTGACTGAGACCGGGGCATATTGGGACATTGCCATGCTCCATCTGAAATGGGTGGGTCTGATCTTTATTCTGGGTTTATCCGTTGTTGGACTACCCGGTATACTGGTTCTGGATTTTTTGAAAGGTGTGCTCATTGGATTCACAGTGGGGTACCTTGTTGGACAGTATTCCTGGAAAGGGCTGCTGTTTGCACTGGTGTCCGTGGCACCGCATAATCTATTTGTCATTCCGATCCTCCTGATCTGCAGTGTAGCGGCGATGACGTTCTCGTTATACATCATTCGCAATCGTGTTTTGATGCAGCGAACACCTGGTCGACAAAGGCCTTTTGCTTCATATATAGTGTTAACTTTGGTTATGGCTGCACTGCTGCTCGGTGTGGCGTCTTTTGAAACATGGGTTACACCTGCGATGATGCGTTGGGTCACGCCAATGCTACTACCGGCCTAA
- a CDS encoding endonuclease Q family protein yields MQDQLETSTMWEPCYTDLHIHIGRTSRGEAVKISGSRDLTFENIAREASDRKGIHLLGVIDCHSPVVQMDIEQLLESGTMSEIEGGGIAYQDTTILLGTEIELREPGMREFHMLAYFRDLKTMKSFTDWMKRYMKNVNLSSQRVYVPALEMQAEIKARGGLIVPAHVFTPHKGIYGSTASRMGDVLDTSLVDAVELGLSSDSSMASYIRELDHVPFLTNSDAHSLGKIGREYNELQVAAPSFDEFRMALQGEAGRKIVANYGLNPRLGKYHRTYCAACGSIMDEQAMSAERCPHCGSLKLVQGVLDRILAISDRESPHVPANRPAYHYQVPLEFIPGLGKAKLRQLLDHFGTEMNVLHRTREEELAAVVGPVLAGLIVGARNGQLELSSGGGGTYGKVAVQEKASE; encoded by the coding sequence ATGCAAGATCAACTGGAAACGTCCACGATGTGGGAGCCCTGTTATACAGACCTGCATATCCACATCGGACGAACCTCTCGGGGTGAGGCTGTTAAAATCAGTGGCAGTCGTGATCTGACATTTGAGAATATTGCCCGGGAAGCATCGGATCGTAAAGGAATTCATTTGCTAGGTGTTATTGATTGTCATTCTCCGGTTGTACAGATGGATATTGAGCAATTGCTGGAGAGTGGTACCATGTCCGAAATTGAGGGCGGCGGTATTGCCTACCAGGACACGACCATTCTGTTGGGTACAGAGATTGAGCTGCGCGAGCCTGGAATGCGTGAGTTCCATATGCTGGCGTACTTCCGTGATCTGAAAACGATGAAGTCCTTCACGGACTGGATGAAACGTTATATGAAAAATGTGAATCTCAGTTCTCAGCGGGTCTACGTGCCCGCTCTTGAGATGCAGGCGGAGATTAAGGCCCGTGGTGGACTTATTGTTCCTGCACATGTGTTTACACCGCATAAAGGCATCTATGGCAGTACGGCATCCCGTATGGGCGATGTGCTGGATACTAGTCTCGTGGATGCGGTAGAGCTGGGGTTAAGCTCGGACTCATCCATGGCAAGTTATATTCGGGAGCTGGATCATGTTCCGTTCCTGACCAATTCGGATGCCCACTCTCTCGGTAAGATTGGACGGGAGTATAATGAACTGCAAGTGGCTGCACCTTCTTTTGATGAGTTCCGTATGGCACTTCAAGGAGAAGCCGGCAGGAAAATTGTGGCCAATTATGGACTTAATCCAAGGCTGGGCAAATATCATCGTACTTACTGTGCAGCATGTGGCAGCATTATGGATGAGCAAGCGATGTCAGCAGAGCGCTGTCCGCACTGTGGCAGTCTGAAGCTGGTGCAGGGGGTGCTGGATCGCATCCTGGCGATCTCTGATCGAGAGAGTCCTCATGTTCCTGCAAACAGACCAGCCTATCATTATCAGGTACCACTGGAGTTCATCCCCGGACTTGGCAAAGCCAAACTTCGCCAACTACTGGACCATTTTGGTACAGAAATGAACGTACTTCATCGCACGCGTGAGGAAGAACTTGCTGCGGTTGTTGGACCTGTGCTGGCAGGCCTGATTGTCGGTGCACGGAACGGACAACTGGAGCTGTCCTCCGGAGGTGGCGGTACGTACGGAAAGGTTGCTGTTCAGGAAAAAGCCTCGGAGTGA
- a CDS encoding NUDIX domain-containing protein gives MKPNQSAQSIHAAQPANPKLDEVTVSTKPIFEGKVISLQVDTVKLPNGQTATREIIRHPGAVAVLALNGDRMLVVDQYRQAMGRTEVEIPAGKLDPGEEPEVAAARELREETGYVAKSLRHLRSFYTSPGFADEIIHLYIAEELEAGDMALDEDEFLEVAEITLEEAYALMDENRISDAKTMMAVYAWDLYRTTGRF, from the coding sequence ATGAAACCAAATCAATCTGCCCAATCCATCCACGCGGCGCAACCTGCCAATCCAAAACTGGATGAAGTGACCGTATCCACCAAGCCAATCTTCGAGGGCAAAGTGATTTCACTTCAAGTCGATACCGTTAAACTGCCGAACGGCCAGACAGCTACACGTGAGATAATCCGGCACCCTGGAGCGGTAGCTGTACTCGCTCTGAATGGGGATCGCATGCTTGTTGTGGATCAGTATCGTCAGGCAATGGGACGCACCGAAGTGGAGATTCCTGCGGGAAAACTGGACCCGGGAGAAGAGCCGGAAGTTGCCGCAGCACGTGAATTGCGAGAAGAGACGGGATATGTAGCCAAGTCGCTGCGTCATTTGCGTTCGTTTTACACGTCACCGGGGTTCGCAGATGAGATCATTCATCTTTACATCGCTGAAGAGTTGGAAGCAGGGGACATGGCGCTGGACGAAGATGAATTCCTTGAAGTTGCCGAAATAACTCTGGAGGAAGCTTATGCGCTTATGGACGAGAACCGGATTAGCGATGCCAAAACGATGATGGCCGTGTACGCGTGGGACCTTTACAGAACGACAGGACGGTTCTAA
- a CDS encoding Z-ring formation inhibitor MciZ translates to MNSYMTPQSLHVVGQARQVQLILKQWLREWGPDAKLIDLLAGRK, encoded by the coding sequence ATGAACAGTTATATGACGCCTCAATCCTTACACGTGGTAGGACAAGCCCGACAAGTACAGCTCATACTCAAACAATGGTTGCGCGAGTGGGGCCCTGATGCCAAGTTAATTGATCTGCTCGCTGGACGTAAATGA
- a CDS encoding M20/M25/M40 family metallo-hydrolase, with product MIKQQRVIDQFMELVQIDSETKNEQNISKVLKEQFTDLGLHVYEDDTMEQTGHGAGNLVITWEAEGTEGVAPIFFTCHMDTVTPGQGIKPELGEDGWIRSDGTTILGADDKAGIAALFEAIRVIQENKIPHGKIQFVITVGEESGLVGARAMNPKDIDAEFGYALDSNGAVGTICVAAPARAEIQMSIYGKSAHAGVNPEDGISAIQVAAKAIAAMTLGRIDDETTANIGKFQGGSALNVVCDFVQLEAEARSIVQEKVELQVAQMREALETTCRKYGATAEFRSEILYPAFGFHDEHEVVQLAQRAIRSIGLETSTFASGGGSDANIFNGFDLPTVNLAVGYEDIHTTKERIRAEDIVKLSQVVVAIIQETAADKK from the coding sequence ATGATTAAACAACAACGTGTTATCGATCAGTTCATGGAACTGGTGCAGATTGATAGTGAAACGAAAAATGAACAGAACATCTCGAAGGTGTTAAAAGAGCAGTTTACAGATCTTGGGCTTCATGTCTATGAGGATGATACCATGGAGCAAACCGGACATGGCGCCGGAAACCTCGTCATTACCTGGGAAGCCGAAGGAACTGAAGGGGTTGCACCGATTTTTTTCACATGTCATATGGACACCGTGACGCCGGGACAGGGAATCAAACCTGAACTGGGTGAAGATGGCTGGATTCGCAGTGATGGAACAACGATCCTGGGAGCAGATGACAAAGCAGGGATTGCGGCATTGTTCGAAGCGATTCGTGTGATCCAGGAAAACAAGATTCCACATGGTAAAATTCAATTTGTCATTACGGTCGGCGAAGAGTCTGGCCTGGTGGGCGCACGTGCAATGAATCCGAAGGATATCGATGCCGAGTTCGGTTATGCGCTGGATTCTAATGGAGCTGTAGGCACGATCTGTGTTGCTGCACCAGCGAGAGCTGAAATTCAAATGAGCATCTATGGGAAGTCCGCACATGCGGGTGTGAACCCGGAAGACGGGATCAGCGCCATTCAAGTTGCAGCCAAAGCGATTGCAGCGATGACACTGGGCAGAATTGATGATGAGACAACAGCGAACATCGGTAAATTCCAAGGTGGATCAGCACTCAACGTGGTATGTGACTTTGTACAGCTTGAAGCGGAAGCTCGCAGTATTGTGCAGGAGAAAGTTGAATTGCAGGTTGCACAGATGCGTGAAGCGTTGGAAACGACATGTCGCAAATACGGTGCAACAGCTGAATTCAGAAGTGAGATCCTTTACCCTGCGTTTGGTTTCCATGATGAACACGAAGTTGTACAACTTGCACAGCGTGCCATCCGCAGTATTGGGCTGGAGACAAGTACGTTTGCTTCCGGTGGTGGCAGTGATGCCAATATCTTTAACGGATTCGACCTTCCAACAGTGAACTTGGCGGTAGGGTATGAGGATATTCATACAACCAAAGAACGCATTCGTGCTGAAGACATTGTGAAGTTATCCCAGGTAGTCGTAGCTATTATTCAGGAAACGGCAGCTGACAAGAAATAA
- the prli42 gene encoding stressosome-associated protein Prli42: MQKKKWFKIIIYLMLIAMIGSTLFIALEPLLFG, from the coding sequence ATGCAAAAAAAGAAATGGTTCAAAATCATCATCTATCTCATGCTGATCGCCATGATCGGGTCCACCCTTTTCATAGCTCTCGAACCGTTGCTGTTCGGATAG
- the lipB gene encoding lipoyl(octanoyl) transferase LipB, with amino-acid sequence MSKPLDVAYIPMLDYEEAWNRQKAIVQRLDEGEGAEQMLLLQHPPTYTIGSQNHPEHLLLSPEELREQGISLFQIDRGGDITYHGPGQLVGYPLLILGRDEDLDLHGYLRKLEQVLMDYLADQGIEAGRKEGYTGVWIGDMKIAAIGIKFNRCKHRRGFVTSHGFAFNISSGIQHAGFQGIVPCGIEQYGVTSLEDITGKSYAVEQVAQEIVPYFNRIFPYEINWVTEKEALQRL; translated from the coding sequence ATGAGCAAGCCGCTGGATGTTGCATACATACCAATGCTTGATTATGAAGAGGCTTGGAACCGCCAGAAAGCGATTGTGCAGCGATTGGACGAGGGCGAGGGAGCGGAGCAGATGCTGCTTTTACAACACCCGCCTACGTATACGATCGGCTCACAAAATCATCCGGAGCATCTTCTTCTCAGTCCGGAAGAGTTGCGTGAGCAAGGGATTTCTTTGTTTCAAATTGACCGCGGCGGTGATATTACTTATCATGGCCCGGGCCAGTTGGTAGGTTACCCGTTATTGATTCTTGGTCGGGATGAAGACCTGGATCTGCACGGCTATTTACGGAAACTTGAGCAGGTACTTATGGATTATCTCGCAGACCAGGGCATCGAAGCAGGACGCAAAGAGGGTTACACGGGTGTGTGGATTGGCGATATGAAGATTGCTGCAATTGGCATCAAGTTTAATCGTTGCAAACACCGCCGCGGTTTTGTGACCAGTCACGGGTTTGCTTTTAACATCAGCTCAGGCATTCAACATGCAGGTTTTCAGGGGATTGTTCCTTGTGGGATTGAGCAGTATGGCGTTACCTCACTCGAGGATATAACGGGTAAATCCTATGCAGTGGAGCAGGTAGCGCAGGAGATTGTTCCGTACTTTAATCGTATTTTTCCATATGAGATTAATTGGGTCACCGAAAAAGAAGCCCTTCAACGTCTGTAA
- a CDS encoding dihydrolipoamide acetyltransferase family protein, with product MAERMKWIEVIMPQLAESLVSATIGKWLKKPGDRVEQYEPICEVITDKVNAEIPSTVDGIMGDLLVEEGTTIAVGEAICRMQVAASDEEAAEQVTQVSQQQEQVQQHASPTPLAASNTAGHDPNQPMRNRYSPAVQSLAAEHGLNLQSIQGTGAGGRITRKDVLTFVAQGGNAAGSSAPASSPAAQHAPSASPFSGVNRGNGEMGLTAGEAISASDAGVPVRHSGIHLTESPKIPQIEVEGGGQGRSEYFIDVTPVRNAIARNMRQSVSEIPHAWTMIEVDVTNLVMLRNKLKDEFKRKEGINLTYLSFMMKGVVNAIKDYPIMNSVWAVDKIIVKRDINLSMAVGTEDSVLTPVIKHADQRNIAGLAREVDELARKTREGTLKLDHMQGGTFTVNNTGSFGSILSQPIINYPQAAILTFESIVKKPVVINDMIAVRSMANLCLSLDHRILDGVISGRFLQRVKENLEGYTMETKVY from the coding sequence ATGGCTGAACGTATGAAATGGATCGAGGTCATTATGCCGCAATTGGCGGAATCGCTGGTCTCGGCTACCATAGGCAAATGGTTGAAAAAACCGGGCGACCGTGTGGAACAGTACGAGCCGATCTGTGAAGTAATCACTGATAAAGTTAATGCCGAGATTCCATCCACTGTGGATGGAATTATGGGTGACCTTTTGGTGGAAGAGGGCACAACGATTGCTGTTGGTGAAGCAATCTGCCGCATGCAGGTCGCAGCTTCTGACGAAGAAGCGGCTGAGCAAGTAACACAAGTATCGCAGCAACAGGAGCAAGTGCAGCAACATGCGAGCCCCACTCCTCTTGCCGCGTCAAATACAGCAGGACATGATCCCAACCAGCCGATGCGTAATCGGTATTCCCCGGCAGTGCAATCCTTGGCAGCAGAGCATGGCTTGAACTTGCAAAGCATCCAAGGCACCGGTGCCGGTGGTCGTATTACCCGCAAAGATGTGCTGACATTTGTTGCACAGGGAGGTAACGCGGCTGGATCGTCTGCACCAGCATCATCTCCTGCAGCACAGCATGCGCCTTCTGCTTCTCCATTCAGCGGAGTGAATCGTGGAAATGGAGAAATGGGTTTAACCGCTGGAGAAGCGATCTCAGCGTCCGATGCAGGTGTTCCTGTGAGACATTCAGGCATTCATCTAACCGAAAGCCCGAAAATTCCGCAGATCGAAGTGGAAGGTGGCGGCCAGGGAAGATCAGAGTATTTCATCGATGTTACCCCTGTGCGTAATGCCATTGCCCGGAATATGCGTCAAAGCGTATCGGAAATCCCGCATGCATGGACAATGATCGAAGTGGACGTAACAAATCTTGTGATGCTGCGCAATAAACTCAAGGATGAGTTCAAGCGTAAGGAAGGCATCAATCTGACATATCTGTCCTTCATGATGAAGGGAGTCGTTAACGCGATTAAAGACTACCCAATCATGAACTCGGTATGGGCAGTGGACAAAATTATCGTCAAACGGGACATTAACCTGTCCATGGCGGTAGGAACCGAAGATTCCGTTCTTACACCCGTAATCAAACATGCCGATCAGCGAAATATTGCAGGTCTGGCCCGTGAAGTGGATGAACTGGCTCGCAAAACACGTGAAGGTACGTTGAAGCTGGACCATATGCAAGGGGGTACGTTCACGGTGAACAACACAGGTTCATTTGGTTCGATCCTGTCCCAGCCAATCATTAACTATCCGCAGGCAGCGATTCTTACATTCGAGTCGATTGTCAAGAAACCAGTGGTTATTAATGATATGATCGCTGTTCGCTCGATGGCTAACCTGTGTCTGTCGCTGGATCACCGAATTCTGGATGGTGTAATCAGCGGACGGTTCTTGCAACGTGTCAAAGAAAACCTTGAAGGATATACCATGGAGACCAAGGTGTATTAA
- a CDS encoding alpha-ketoacid dehydrogenase subunit beta produces MAVMEYIDAIRLAMKEEMERDENVFILGEDVGLKGGVFTTTKGLQDQFGEMRVMDTPLSESAIAGVAIGAAMYGMKPIAEMQYSDFMLPATNQIISEAAKIRYRSNNDWSCPIVIRAPIGGGIFGGLYHSQCPESIFFGTPGLKIIAPYSAYDAKGLLKAAIRDPDPVLFFENKKCYKLIKEDVPEDDYIVPIGKANVLREGADITVIGYSQPLHFVMQAAEELEREEGITAHVLDLRTLQPLDREAIIASARLTGKVLIVHEDNKTGGVGAEVAAIISEECLFELDAPIQRLCGPDVPAMPISPTLEKFYMLSKDKAKAAMRTLAEF; encoded by the coding sequence ATGGCAGTGATGGAATATATTGATGCAATCCGTCTCGCGATGAAAGAAGAGATGGAACGGGATGAAAATGTTTTTATCCTTGGTGAAGACGTAGGTCTCAAAGGTGGTGTGTTTACCACAACTAAAGGGCTGCAAGATCAGTTTGGCGAAATGCGAGTGATGGACACACCTTTATCTGAATCCGCTATTGCAGGTGTTGCCATTGGTGCAGCGATGTATGGCATGAAGCCAATTGCCGAAATGCAATATTCGGACTTCATGTTGCCGGCAACCAACCAGATCATTAGTGAAGCGGCGAAGATCCGCTATCGTTCCAACAATGACTGGAGTTGTCCGATTGTTATCCGTGCGCCGATTGGTGGCGGAATCTTCGGTGGTTTGTATCACTCCCAATGTCCGGAATCGATTTTCTTTGGTACACCTGGTCTGAAAATTATAGCACCCTACTCGGCATACGATGCCAAGGGACTGCTCAAGGCCGCTATTCGCGACCCGGACCCGGTACTCTTTTTTGAAAATAAAAAATGCTACAAGCTTATCAAGGAAGATGTGCCTGAAGATGATTACATCGTTCCGATTGGTAAAGCCAACGTACTTCGTGAGGGTGCGGATATTACGGTGATCGGTTACAGTCAGCCGCTACATTTTGTAATGCAGGCGGCTGAGGAGCTGGAGCGTGAAGAAGGCATTACAGCACACGTCCTGGATCTGCGCACATTGCAACCGTTGGATCGTGAAGCGATTATTGCTTCCGCTCGTCTGACAGGCAAAGTGTTGATTGTACACGAAGATAACAAAACGGGTGGTGTAGGTGCCGAAGTTGCTGCAATTATTAGTGAGGAATGTCTATTTGAACTGGATGCACCGATTCAGCGTCTCTGCGGACCTGATGTGCCGGCCATGCCAATTAGCCCAACATTGGAGAAATTCTACATGCTGAGCAAAGACAAAGCCAAAGCAGCAATGCGTACACTTGCCGAGTTTTAA
- a CDS encoding thiamine pyrophosphate-dependent dehydrogenase E1 component subunit alpha encodes MSSQGTADAVHRHQQLGLSDGEVLDMYKYMLLARKFDERCLLLQRAGKINFHVSGVGQEAAQVGAAFGLDRDHDYYLPYYRDYGFVLAVGMTPRELMLSAFAKAEDPNSGGRQMPGHFGHKKLRIVTGSSPVTTQVPHAVGFALAAKMKKQEFVSFVTFGEGSSNQGDFHEGANFAGVHKLPVIIMCENNQYAISVPIHKQLSGKISDRAQGYGFPGLRVDGNDALEVYAAVKEARRRAIAGEGPTLIEAMMYRLSPHSTSDNDLAYRTKEEVEENWKKDGVPRMKNYLIDCGIWDEARDADLASQLAMEMKEATEYADNAPYPKPEDTLTHVYADSEEGGR; translated from the coding sequence ATGAGTTCACAAGGTACTGCAGACGCGGTCCACCGGCATCAACAGCTGGGACTTAGCGATGGTGAAGTATTGGATATGTACAAATACATGCTGCTCGCGCGCAAGTTTGACGAGCGTTGCTTGCTCTTGCAACGGGCTGGCAAAATTAACTTTCACGTATCCGGTGTAGGACAGGAAGCTGCGCAAGTAGGCGCTGCTTTTGGTCTGGATCGGGATCACGATTATTATTTACCTTATTACCGCGATTACGGCTTTGTACTGGCGGTAGGCATGACTCCGCGTGAGTTGATGTTGTCTGCTTTTGCGAAGGCAGAAGATCCGAATAGTGGCGGTCGGCAAATGCCGGGTCACTTCGGTCACAAAAAGCTGCGGATTGTGACGGGTTCCAGCCCGGTTACAACACAGGTTCCGCACGCTGTTGGATTTGCGCTGGCTGCCAAAATGAAGAAGCAAGAATTTGTTTCTTTTGTTACGTTTGGCGAAGGATCAAGCAATCAGGGTGACTTCCACGAGGGAGCCAACTTTGCAGGTGTGCATAAATTGCCTGTCATTATTATGTGTGAGAACAATCAATATGCAATTTCGGTACCGATTCACAAACAGTTGAGCGGCAAAATATCCGATCGAGCACAAGGATACGGGTTCCCTGGACTGCGTGTAGATGGAAACGATGCATTAGAAGTATACGCTGCAGTGAAGGAAGCGCGTCGCCGTGCTATAGCCGGAGAAGGCCCGACGCTGATTGAAGCGATGATGTATCGGTTGTCACCTCATTCCACCTCCGATAATGATCTGGCTTATCGGACCAAAGAGGAAGTTGAGGAGAACTGGAAGAAAGATGGCGTTCCTCGCATGAAGAACTACTTGATCGATTGCGGCATCTGGGACGAAGCCCGGGATGCGGATCTGGCTTCGCAGCTTGCGATGGAAATGAAAGAAGCAACTGAATATGCAGACAACGCGCCATATCCTAAACCTGAGGACACTCTGACGCACGTTTATGCGGACAGCGAAGAAGGGGGACGGTAA